The following coding sequences lie in one Palaemon carinicauda isolate YSFRI2023 chromosome 7, ASM3689809v2, whole genome shotgun sequence genomic window:
- the LOC137643940 gene encoding uncharacterized protein → MNRELILVEQFIRGIPIDTQRYLFEKEVTTLQRATVLAENFRLLRPRYSGNQSRKTPGKSPQNSPPTSPYRLSVKSLGSGASSSVTCYSCGEVGHVKARCPKHSRKNERKSKAEESNFSCCDINAESAGGVDGFKPFCFDGVLVTGDEHSEGVVVKLMRDTGSSQSLVVRGAVPGLEDCLTNDKVIVRSIGGLTSLPRARVHLDCGIFKGNIIVGIVESLPIPGVDVLVGNDVAGNLVVPDPVVCDNPLEVSPVQQLEDVEPELFPSCVVERSRGLRGIVLTESVPSIDDQFNAVECGARSAVEDDKVRDGVRLDLGTDFDYSLHSLFNESVQPDIPTVVRENSFDTTSRKGCNGKVGNVLTSSCNDVYKINVTDLKHEQINDVSLQPLFKNALTEKESMAEPTCYYLKAGVLMRKYRGSTAAATASWEVKQQLVVPASLKNHVMKVAHEVSTTHLGIKKTAYSILQYFYWPSLFRDVKVFCNCCVTCQKVGKPNQAPKPVPLVPQVVCNVPFEKVIIDCVGPLPKTKRQHQYMLTIMCSSIRYPDAIPLRNITTKNLIPHLIKVFTQYGIPKVVQTDRGTNFTSKLFQDVMLAMGVHHSISTAYHPQSQGALERFHQTLKEALTKYCHEHQKEWDEGLPFVLFAIRNTQQDSLGYSPSELLYGRSIRGPLKVLYDVWLENHESGKDLHQYAVTLKKQLDEARVSAHQNRFKAQNSMKKRFDVKTVIREFKPGDQILMLNPTKKSLECRFEGPYTVVERRGNNVYEIETTGKR, encoded by the coding sequence atgaatagagaactaatattagtagaacaatttataagaggtatacccattgatacgcagaggtatttatttgagaaagaagtaactactcttcaaagagcaactgtacttgctgaaaattttaggttattaagacctcgctattcaggtaaccaatccaggaagacaccaggtaagtcacctcaaaactcaccaccaacaagtccttatagattatctgttaaatctcttggctctggtgctagttcaagtgtaacttgttattcgtgtggtgaggtcggtcatgtgaaagctagatgtcccaaacattctaggaagaatgaaagaaagagtaaagcagaggaatctaatttctcttgttgcgatataaatgctgagtcagctggtggtgttgatggtttcaaaccattctgctttgacGGAGTTTTGGTTACTGGTGATGAACATAGTGAGGGTGTTGTTGTAAAGCTAATGCGGGACACCGGTTCATCACAGAGTTTAGTTGTAAGAGGGGCAGTACCTGGGTTAGAGGACtgtcttaccaatgataaagtaatagttaggagcataggtggtttgacttctttgcctcgggctagagtgcatttggattgtggcatattcaagggtaatatcattgtgggtattgtagagtctcttccgattcctggcgtagatgttcttgttggaaatgatgttgcaggtaatcttgtggtgccggacccagtggtatgtgataatcctttggaagtcagccctgttcagcagttggaggatgtggaacctgagttgttcccatcttgtgtagttgaacgcagcagaggcctgcgtggtattgttttgaccgaatcggtacctagtattgatgaccagttcaatgctgttgaatgtggtgctaggtctgcagttgaggatgacaaggttagagatggagtacgtttagatttagggacagattttgactactctctccatagtttgtttaatgaaagtgttcaacctgatattcctactgtggttagggagaatagttttgatactacgagtaggaaaggttgtaatggaaaagttggaaatgtattgacatcatcatgcaatgatgtatataaaattaatgtcacagatttgaaacatgaacaaattaacgatgtctctttacagcctttgtttaagaatgcattgacagagaaggagagtatggcagaacctacatgttactacttgaaagctggagtgctaatgaggaaatatagaggaagtactgcagcagcaactgcctcttgggaagttaaacaacagttggtggttccagcatctctgaaaaatcatgtgatgaaggtggcccatgaagtctctactactcatcttgggattaagaagacagcatatagtatattgcaatatttttattggcctagcctttttcgtgatgtgaaggtattctgcaattgttgcgtaacctgtcaaaaagtaggtaagccaaaccaagcacctaaaccagtTCCTTTGGTGCCTCAAGTagtctgtaatgttccttttgaaaaagttattattgactgcgttggacctctaccaaaaacaaaaagacagcaccaatacatgttgactataatgtgttctagtattagatatccagatgctattcctctacggaatataactactaagaatcttattccacaccttatcaaggtttttactcaatatggcatacctaaagttgttcaaaccgaccgtggtaccaattttacatcaaagctttttcaggatgttatgttggctatgggtgttcaccattcaatatctacagcttatcatccgcaaagccagggggcgctagagcgatttcaccagacgcttaaggaggctctgactaaatactgccatgaacatcagaaggagtgggatgagggactaccgtttgtgttgttcgccataagaaatactcagcaagacagtttgggatattcgccttctgaactactttatggtaggagtattagaggacccttaaaggttttatatgatgtctggctggAAAACCATGAATCAGGTAAAGACTTACATCaatatgctgttactcttaaaaagcaattagatGAGGCTCGAGTATCTGCACATCAGAA